In Oligoflexia bacterium, the following are encoded in one genomic region:
- a CDS encoding glycosyltransferase family 9 protein, producing the protein MSKICIARVDRIGDLILTLPCQTVWQTSRPEDKIIWLVNENLKFVMTQVSPSVNALYVTTPRGFIARVINGLKLLRQLREENIDEVIAVHVPWWIAFAFYFAGIKRRTGVASQWYSWIFFNRRLRQKRSQAVKHESQYNLDLIKFALGNSDTQVLPATILHPLEKYVQKWTEKFISSGLDLKRMVVIHPGMAGSARNWPAIRYRELTAMFLAQKVSVVVTGGLVDKVFLKQTDIENLRGVYSVVGKTDGHDLLAILSLARCVVAPSTGVAHLAASVGVPVAGIYSPVKVQAPIRWAPRGRQVEIFVPQVNCPGVRACLGPVCKYYDCMSEIPVDSVATYVMDKL; encoded by the coding sequence TTGTCAAAAATCTGTATAGCACGAGTTGATCGCATTGGTGATCTCATCTTAACGCTGCCTTGCCAAACTGTTTGGCAAACGAGTCGGCCAGAAGACAAGATCATTTGGCTCGTAAATGAAAATCTAAAATTTGTTATGACGCAAGTTTCACCCTCTGTTAATGCACTTTATGTAACAACACCCCGTGGATTCATTGCTCGAGTAATAAATGGGTTAAAGCTCTTAAGGCAATTACGAGAAGAAAATATTGATGAAGTTATCGCGGTGCATGTTCCGTGGTGGATTGCGTTTGCCTTTTATTTTGCAGGTATCAAGCGACGAACGGGAGTCGCATCGCAGTGGTATTCGTGGATATTTTTTAATCGGAGATTGCGCCAAAAAAGAAGCCAAGCTGTAAAACATGAATCCCAATATAATTTAGATTTAATTAAATTTGCCCTGGGTAATTCAGACACTCAAGTTTTGCCTGCAACAATATTGCATCCATTAGAAAAATATGTCCAAAAATGGACAGAAAAATTTATCTCAAGTGGTCTTGATCTAAAGCGTATGGTGGTCATTCATCCCGGTATGGCTGGTAGTGCGCGCAATTGGCCTGCAATCCGATACAGAGAATTAACGGCAATGTTTTTAGCGCAAAAAGTGAGTGTTGTTGTAACTGGAGGCTTGGTCGATAAAGTTTTTTTGAAGCAAACAGACATTGAAAATCTTCGAGGTGTTTATAGTGTTGTGGGTAAAACTGATGGCCATGATCTTTTAGCCATTTTGAGTTTAGCTCGTTGTGTAGTTGCTCCGAGTACGGGTGTTGCTCATTTAGCAGCGTCTGTTGGAGTGCCAGTTGCGGGTATTTATAGCCCGGTGAAGGTTCAAGCTCCAATTCGTTGGGCCCCTAGAGGGCGACAAGTAGAAATATTTGTACCCCAAGTAAACTGCCCAGGCGTAAGAGCTTGCTTGGGCCCGGTTTGTAAATACTATGATTGTATGTCTGAAATTCCGGTAGACTCTGTTGCAACCTATGTTATGGATAAATTATGA
- a CDS encoding metallophosphoesterase, whose translation MRKIKLVVSDFHLGKGHIMPDGSLNILEEFYYDDKFAEFLDYHSTGEFSEDDVEIIINGDFLNLIQTDYKGHHTTVITESIDLYKVKSIVEGHRSVFESLKRFASRTHKRITYVVGNHDQGMLWQKTRDYLDEACGTRINFKNIVYFFDGVHIEHGHQHEAANRINPKKFFLKRDLPEPILNLPWASYFFINFVLKVKQEMPHVDKVRPFHTFIRWGIINEFTFTVRTVVRLIWHLITTGLGRNRKREFSLKTHLQIAKESAVYPDLEMSARKILIDDRVHTVIFGHTHVYMYRQWGSNKEYLNTGTWTELTSLDIASLGKITKLTYVLIEYPIEGGRPRARLKEWRGHYRVEVDVAI comes from the coding sequence ATGAGAAAAATAAAACTAGTTGTCAGCGATTTTCATCTTGGCAAAGGGCACATCATGCCAGATGGCTCGCTCAATATTCTTGAAGAATTTTATTACGATGATAAATTCGCAGAATTTCTCGATTACCATTCTACTGGTGAATTTTCTGAAGATGATGTTGAGATTATCATCAACGGCGACTTTTTAAATCTTATACAAACTGATTATAAAGGTCATCATACTACAGTCATCACTGAGTCAATTGATCTGTATAAAGTGAAATCCATCGTTGAAGGTCATAGAAGCGTTTTTGAATCACTCAAGCGGTTTGCATCCAGAACACATAAACGTATTACCTATGTAGTGGGGAACCATGATCAAGGTATGTTGTGGCAAAAAACTCGTGATTATCTTGATGAGGCTTGTGGCACGCGTATTAATTTTAAAAACATCGTATATTTTTTTGATGGAGTTCATATTGAGCACGGACATCAACATGAGGCCGCTAATCGTATAAATCCTAAAAAGTTTTTCTTAAAGCGCGATTTACCTGAACCAATTTTAAATCTTCCATGGGCTTCTTATTTTTTCATTAACTTTGTTTTAAAAGTGAAGCAAGAAATGCCCCATGTAGATAAAGTACGTCCCTTTCATACGTTCATCCGCTGGGGGATTATTAACGAATTTACTTTTACGGTACGTACTGTAGTTAGATTAATCTGGCATCTTATTACAACTGGGCTTGGCAGAAATCGTAAGCGTGAATTTTCCCTTAAAACTCATCTGCAAATTGCTAAGGAAAGTGCAGTTTATCCGGATCTAGAAATGTCTGCTCGAAAAATACTCATTGATGATCGTGTTCACACGGTTATTTTTGGACACACCCATGTATATATGTACCGCCAGTGGGGGAGCAATAAGGAGTATCTAAATACAGGCACATGGACGGAATTAACAAGTTTAGACATCGCAAGCCTTGGAAAAATAACAAAATTGACATATGTCCTTATTGAATATCCTATTGAGGGTGGACGGCCCCGAGCGCGGTTAAAAGAGTGGCGGGGCCACTACCGTGTTGAAGTAGACGTCGCTATTTAA
- the rfaE1 gene encoding D-glycero-beta-D-manno-heptose-7-phosphate kinase — MTANIEKLTGLVDQLKNRKILIIGDVGLDEYVIGTVRRISPEAPVPIVEVQEEDKRLGLSGNVAANVASLGGNPLLLGIVGDDGAAEIFRQQLKRDKCSSDYLVVDESRPTTRKLRVMAGQHHVVRVDFERKKFLSPEMEEKLLSQVKKLIPQCDGVILEDYAKGMLTARVIQEVIKIAHEHKKIVTLDPHHTTPIDLYKGVDYMTPNTSEALALSELKIDDLRSPSDTLHEVGEALLKRTQARAVVVTRGKDGMSIFSKLGPAQGQHIPTFAQSVFDVTGAGDTVIATLTLALTAGIGLEDACLLSNYAAGVVVGKIGCVSAEPTELKTYIREHKI, encoded by the coding sequence ATGACAGCCAATATTGAAAAACTCACAGGTCTTGTTGATCAACTTAAAAATCGTAAAATTCTCATCATCGGTGATGTTGGCCTTGATGAATACGTCATCGGCACGGTGAGGCGTATTAGCCCGGAAGCTCCTGTACCTATCGTTGAAGTTCAAGAAGAAGATAAGAGATTGGGTTTATCAGGCAACGTCGCCGCAAATGTTGCAAGCTTAGGTGGTAACCCATTACTTTTAGGAATTGTTGGAGATGACGGAGCGGCTGAAATATTTAGGCAGCAATTAAAACGTGATAAATGTTCTAGTGATTATTTAGTGGTCGACGAGAGTCGTCCGACTACACGCAAATTAAGAGTGATGGCTGGTCAGCATCATGTGGTACGCGTTGATTTCGAACGTAAAAAGTTTTTATCACCTGAAATGGAAGAAAAACTTTTATCCCAAGTAAAAAAACTCATTCCTCAATGTGATGGCGTAATATTAGAAGATTATGCCAAGGGCATGCTGACAGCGCGTGTGATTCAAGAAGTGATTAAGATCGCTCATGAACATAAAAAAATTGTCACACTTGACCCCCATCACACAACTCCTATTGATCTCTACAAGGGTGTTGATTACATGACACCTAATACAAGCGAAGCTTTAGCCCTTTCAGAACTCAAAATAGATGATTTACGAAGCCCGTCAGATACTTTACATGAGGTCGGTGAGGCTTTACTCAAGCGCACTCAGGCGCGTGCAGTAGTTGTGACTCGTGGAAAAGATGGGATGAGTATTTTTTCAAAACTTGGTCCAGCTCAAGGGCAACATATTCCCACATTTGCGCAATCAGTTTTTGATGTTACAGGTGCAGGGGATACAGTTATTGCCACACTCACATTGGCATTAACAGCAGGTATTGGTCTTGAAGATGCGTGTTTACTTTCAAACTATGCCGCGGGTGTTGTTGTCGGAAAGATCGGCTGTGTATCGGCTGAGCCTACTGAACTCAAAACTTATATTCGTGAGCATAAAATCTAG
- a CDS encoding diguanylate cyclase yields the protein MSDENRLDKTNVVDGDTLKVRLDEARNAPPALILLMGPTGVMGKQWPLGKSEIIIGREPTCDIHLDEKSMSKKHAKITIDGEQVNIIDLQSTNGTEVDSNKLVPHIPTLLKNNDTIKLGNVIFKFLSQGQIEAMTHATSYDRGTTDGLTRIFNKAATLAHLEESFKKAKLTDTNLSLIVFDLDHFKKVNDTYGHQGGDYVLREVASVVKNQLIRSGDIFGRYGGEEFVVVLYGSPLRRACDVAERIRSTIEKQQFLFGDKQIPVTVSLGVCCMDATIPTPEVLFAKADQALYKSKGSGRNRVSTL from the coding sequence ATGTCAGACGAGAACAGACTTGATAAAACAAATGTCGTTGATGGCGATACTCTCAAAGTACGTCTTGACGAAGCAAGAAATGCACCTCCTGCATTGATTTTACTCATGGGCCCAACTGGTGTGATGGGAAAACAATGGCCCCTTGGAAAAAGTGAAATCATCATCGGGCGTGAACCCACATGTGACATTCATCTTGATGAAAAAAGCATGAGTAAAAAACATGCAAAGATCACAATCGACGGTGAGCAAGTTAATATTATCGATTTGCAATCAACCAACGGAACAGAAGTGGATAGCAACAAACTTGTTCCACATATCCCAACACTTTTAAAAAATAACGATACAATTAAACTTGGTAACGTTATTTTTAAATTTTTAAGCCAAGGTCAAATTGAAGCCATGACCCACGCAACGAGTTATGATCGTGGCACAACTGACGGGCTCACAAGAATTTTCAATAAGGCCGCAACACTTGCGCATCTGGAAGAAAGTTTTAAAAAAGCAAAACTAACTGATACAAATTTATCGCTGATTGTATTTGATTTAGATCATTTCAAAAAAGTAAACGATACATATGGGCATCAAGGCGGTGACTATGTATTGCGCGAAGTTGCAAGTGTTGTCAAAAATCAATTGATTCGTTCAGGTGATATTTTTGGTAGGTATGGTGGTGAAGAGTTTGTAGTTGTACTCTATGGAAGTCCATTACGACGTGCATGTGATGTTGCTGAGAGAATTCGTTCCACTATCGAAAAACAGCAGTTTTTATTTGGCGACAAACAAATTCCCGTGACCGTTTCACTGGGCGTGTGTTGTATGGATGCCACAATTCCAACTCCTGAAGTACTCTTTGCAAAAGCAGATCAAGCTTTGTATAAGAGCAAGGGTTCGGGACGTAACCGTGTCTCCACTCTTTGA
- a CDS encoding PfkB family carbohydrate kinase codes for MGRILVVGSLAYDSVKTPTGKVDGALGGSANYFGLSASLFAPVNVVGVVGEDYKESDAKLLTSRGVDIQGIERVPGKTFHWAGEYSGDLNEAKTLKTELNVFEHFHPKLPKQYQDCEYVFLANIDPVLQAEVLEQVKSPKVVAADTMNFWIQSKLSDLKKILQRLDVLLINEGEAKQLTGASNAVSAAEKIVDLGPKTVVIKRGEYGFLLYVQGQYYALPAFPIKQVVDPTGAGDTFAGGFMGYLAKNDFAADAFAVKKAAMYGTLLASFTVQDFSVGALKDLTMDQVEKRHLQYREIVSINA; via the coding sequence TTGGGTCGCATTCTGGTCGTTGGTAGTCTTGCGTATGACAGTGTTAAAACTCCTACAGGTAAAGTTGACGGAGCCCTTGGTGGAAGTGCCAATTATTTTGGGCTGAGTGCATCTTTATTTGCTCCTGTGAATGTTGTTGGGGTTGTTGGCGAAGATTACAAAGAATCAGATGCAAAACTTCTCACAAGTCGAGGTGTTGACATTCAGGGCATTGAGCGTGTTCCTGGAAAAACATTTCATTGGGCTGGTGAATATAGCGGTGATCTTAATGAAGCTAAAACTTTAAAAACCGAATTAAATGTTTTTGAACATTTTCATCCAAAACTTCCAAAACAATACCAAGATTGCGAATATGTTTTTTTGGCAAACATTGATCCTGTGCTTCAAGCTGAAGTGCTTGAGCAAGTAAAATCTCCAAAAGTAGTTGCTGCAGACACAATGAATTTTTGGATCCAAAGTAAACTTTCAGATCTTAAAAAAATATTACAACGATTAGATGTACTACTGATCAATGAAGGCGAAGCTAAACAATTAACAGGTGCCTCAAACGCAGTGTCTGCAGCTGAAAAGATCGTCGATTTAGGCCCTAAGACAGTTGTGATTAAACGTGGTGAATACGGATTTTTACTTTACGTTCAAGGTCAGTACTACGCACTTCCCGCATTTCCCATTAAACAAGTTGTTGACCCGACAGGTGCTGGAGATACTTTTGCTGGTGGTTTTATGGGATACTTAGCAAAAAATGATTTCGCAGCTGATGCGTTTGCAGTTAAAAAAGCTGCAATGTATGGAACTCTTTTAGCGAGTTTTACCGTACAAGATTTCAGTGTTGGAGCCCTTAAAGACTTGACCATGGACCAGGTAGAGAAGCGCCACCTTCAATATCGTGAGATTGTTTCAATAAACGCATAA
- a CDS encoding acyl-CoA dehydrogenase family protein produces MWFNNEHEMLAETVRAFALKEIAPGAADRDENETFDRSLFNKLGELGVLGITVGDQYGGAAMDTVAATIVIEEIGAVCASTALSYLAHSILAVHNLHANGNDLQKKKYLPKLCSGEWIGGMGMSEPGAGSDALGMQTKAERKGDKYILNGTKMWITNGSIGDFFLIYAKTGPQKRDISTFLIEKTFKGFSVGKKLHKLGMRGSPTTELVFQNCEVPVENLVGEVGGSVKHMMRNLNIERVTIAGISNGCARAAMEYSNKYATERKQFDAPIGSFQMIQKMIADNFSNYRASRALTFECAKLIDDGKDTGRMAAACKVFAAEMATTVGMNAIQILGGYGYTKEYPVERYMRDAKLMEIGAGSSEIMRLIIARELLKDIDPNHEW; encoded by the coding sequence ATGTGGTTTAATAATGAGCATGAAATGCTGGCAGAGACTGTACGCGCATTTGCTTTAAAAGAAATTGCGCCAGGAGCAGCTGATCGTGATGAAAATGAAACTTTTGATCGAAGTCTTTTTAATAAACTTGGCGAACTTGGTGTTTTGGGTATCACAGTCGGCGATCAATATGGTGGTGCAGCAATGGACACTGTTGCTGCAACAATTGTGATAGAAGAGATTGGAGCTGTATGTGCTTCAACAGCACTTTCGTATTTAGCTCACTCAATACTTGCAGTTCACAATCTTCATGCAAATGGAAACGATCTACAAAAAAAGAAATACCTACCTAAACTTTGCAGTGGCGAGTGGATCGGTGGAATGGGTATGAGTGAACCGGGCGCGGGGAGTGATGCACTTGGTATGCAAACTAAAGCCGAACGCAAAGGTGATAAATATATTTTGAATGGTACCAAAATGTGGATCACTAATGGTTCTATAGGTGATTTCTTTTTGATTTACGCTAAAACGGGTCCACAAAAACGCGACATTAGTACTTTTCTTATTGAAAAAACATTTAAGGGTTTCAGCGTTGGAAAAAAGCTTCATAAGTTAGGCATGCGCGGTAGCCCAACTACAGAATTAGTATTTCAAAATTGTGAAGTGCCTGTTGAGAATCTTGTTGGAGAAGTTGGCGGCAGTGTTAAGCATATGATGCGTAACTTAAATATAGAGCGTGTCACTATTGCAGGTATTAGTAATGGTTGTGCGCGCGCAGCAATGGAGTATTCAAATAAATACGCCACTGAGAGAAAACAATTTGACGCGCCGATCGGTAGTTTTCAAATGATCCAAAAAATGATTGCTGATAATTTTTCGAATTACCGCGCCAGTCGCGCCTTGACATTTGAATGTGCAAAACTTATCGATGATGGCAAGGATACCGGTCGCATGGCTGCAGCTTGCAAAGTATTTGCTGCTGAAATGGCAACGACTGTTGGAATGAATGCGATTCAAATATTAGGTGGGTATGGTTATACCAAAGAGTATCCTGTTGAGCGTTATATGCGCGATGCAAAGTTAATGGAAATTGGCGCTGGAAGCAGTGAGATCATGAGGCTTATCATTGCTCGAGAATTACTTAAAGACATTGACCCTAACCACGAGTGGTAG
- a CDS encoding GGDEF domain-containing protein, whose protein sequence is MTKGRILFFDDEPQTSRRLKAVLEKAGYVICSPKTPEEAFHEININNAELLIHTAHRTKTFWDVCNAIYAKDPDFPSVHFATGAESEDFHDNHKGPFHAKMMHLVPEKQFLRRVGKLLFMSRLHRENIALKKSLLIHKNLDVLFDSLDPAHLQHQVVKFFATEFKSKNAFFLQPGSYGFYLQEMWKVSSLSSSEDDRQVTKHKVISSEPCTDQEFSTLLNQMTPFLPSGWELRKTRTYLEGQGDVKPFCLIPLTGHRSNRILGYILMLEPANYGETALETTMPHVMHVLGRHFEHVMNFADAKSMSYIDDLTDLYNQRYLKMVLDKEIQRCKRTNNCFSVLFMDIDHFKRVNDTRGHLIGSSVLVELSKIIHNNIRTVDYGFRYGGDEFMTILIGTNSEQALIVAERIRKDVETHTFDVNGVQVQVTLSIGIATYPDHAQTKEQIIEIADRAMYRGKNKSRNVVFVAS, encoded by the coding sequence ATGACAAAAGGGCGAATTCTCTTTTTCGATGATGAACCGCAGACAAGTCGCAGACTCAAAGCTGTATTAGAAAAAGCTGGGTATGTTATTTGTTCACCCAAAACGCCCGAAGAAGCCTTTCACGAGATTAATATCAACAATGCCGAATTACTTATCCACACTGCACATCGCACAAAAACATTTTGGGATGTTTGTAATGCCATCTATGCAAAAGATCCAGATTTTCCAAGTGTGCATTTTGCAACGGGTGCAGAGTCAGAAGATTTTCATGACAATCATAAAGGCCCTTTTCATGCAAAGATGATGCATCTTGTGCCTGAAAAACAATTTCTAAGACGTGTAGGTAAATTGTTATTTATGAGCCGCCTCCATCGTGAGAACATTGCGCTCAAAAAATCACTTCTGATTCATAAAAATCTGGATGTACTTTTTGATTCATTAGACCCTGCACATTTGCAGCATCAAGTTGTAAAGTTTTTTGCTACTGAATTTAAATCAAAAAATGCATTCTTTTTACAGCCCGGGAGTTATGGTTTTTATCTTCAAGAAATGTGGAAGGTATCATCTTTATCTAGCTCTGAAGATGATCGTCAAGTAACCAAACATAAAGTTATTTCTTCTGAACCTTGTACTGATCAAGAATTTAGTACACTTTTAAATCAAATGACCCCTTTCTTGCCTTCAGGTTGGGAGTTGCGAAAAACCCGCACATACTTGGAGGGTCAGGGTGATGTAAAACCATTTTGTCTCATTCCATTAACGGGGCATCGCTCAAATAGAATACTGGGTTATATATTAATGCTTGAGCCTGCAAATTATGGTGAAACGGCATTAGAAACAACAATGCCTCACGTGATGCATGTTCTTGGAAGGCATTTCGAGCACGTCATGAATTTTGCTGATGCAAAAAGTATGAGCTATATTGACGATCTCACAGATCTTTATAATCAACGTTATCTTAAGATGGTGCTTGATAAAGAAATTCAACGTTGCAAGCGTACAAATAATTGTTTCTCTGTTTTATTTATGGATATCGATCATTTCAAACGCGTAAATGATACACGAGGGCATCTTATTGGTAGCAGTGTCTTAGTAGAGTTATCGAAAATAATTCATAACAACATACGAACAGTTGATTATGGATTTCGCTATGGTGGAGATGAGTTCATGACAATACTCATTGGTACCAATAGTGAACAAGCACTCATTGTTGCTGAAAGAATCAGAAAAGACGTGGAAACTCATACCTTTGATGTAAATGGTGTGCAGGTACAAGTGACACTGAGTATCGGTATAGCGACATACCCTGATCACGCTCAAACTAAAGAACAAATCATTGAAATCGCAGATAGAGCAATGTATCGCGGTAAAAATAAATCACGAAACGTAGTCTTCGTCGCAAGTTAG
- the rlmN gene encoding 23S rRNA (adenine(2503)-C(2))-methyltransferase RlmN, whose protein sequence is MKNFYDHTQSELESYLTGNGKEKFRAQQLFRWIYQRKTTDPEQMTNLAKDFRSDLKNLFEFKLPIVRHQADSVDGTRKFLMEVEGGKNIEAVLIPGNADRLTLCVSSEVGCAMGCKFCFTSKMGLMRRLTVSEIVGQFVIAANSLTDGRRITNIVFMGMGEPLDNVDNVSKAIEVLHNQHGIGFALRKITISTSGLAPLIKRVAQSGVRLAISLNATTNEIRDRIMPINKKYPLEELLAACKEYTDDTNEMITFEYVLLKGVNDTRDDAHRIAKLTKNIPSKINLIPFNEHPDSGFLRPVSNDVAEFQKILMKLGKHVLVRRTMGRDIYAACGQLRSEMEKHPEQMAIN, encoded by the coding sequence ATGAAGAATTTTTATGATCATACACAATCAGAATTAGAATCTTATTTGACCGGGAACGGCAAAGAGAAGTTTCGTGCTCAACAACTTTTTCGTTGGATTTATCAACGTAAAACTACTGACCCCGAACAGATGACAAATCTTGCCAAAGATTTTCGCAGTGATCTCAAAAATCTATTTGAATTCAAACTTCCAATCGTTCGCCATCAAGCTGATAGCGTTGACGGCACACGAAAATTTTTGATGGAAGTTGAAGGCGGCAAAAATATTGAAGCCGTATTGATTCCAGGCAATGCTGATCGCCTCACACTTTGTGTTTCGAGTGAAGTGGGTTGTGCAATGGGATGTAAATTTTGTTTCACCTCTAAAATGGGACTCATGCGCAGACTAACAGTTTCTGAAATCGTCGGCCAATTTGTCATCGCAGCGAATAGTCTTACAGATGGTCGTCGTATCACCAATATTGTTTTTATGGGAATGGGTGAGCCCCTTGATAACGTTGATAACGTTTCAAAAGCCATTGAAGTTCTTCATAATCAACACGGTATCGGTTTTGCTTTAAGAAAAATTACTATCTCAACAAGTGGGCTTGCGCCACTGATCAAGCGGGTGGCTCAATCTGGTGTGCGTTTGGCGATTAGTCTTAATGCAACAACAAATGAAATTCGTGATCGCATTATGCCAATTAATAAAAAGTATCCATTAGAAGAACTCTTAGCTGCTTGCAAAGAATACACTGATGATACAAATGAAATGATTACCTTTGAATATGTTTTGCTCAAAGGTGTGAATGACACACGTGATGATGCTCATCGAATTGCAAAACTCACAAAAAATATTCCAAGTAAAATCAATCTCATCCCGTTTAATGAACATCCTGACTCCGGTTTCTTGCGCCCTGTCAGTAATGATGTAGCTGAGTTTCAAAAAATATTGATGAAGTTGGGTAAACATGTTCTTGTACGTCGAACCATGGGGCGCGATATTTACGCGGCCTGTGGGCAATTACGTTCTGAGATGGAAAAACATCCAGAACAAATGGCAATAAACTAA
- a CDS encoding small ribosomal subunit Rsm22 family protein encodes MSPLFELPPNFETILEKRLQALNHSLYDPKKLADSVRKLSNLFIKGIASEKYWDNKDFRAAYIGYFAVLNFLRARSVFREAQHRRFLKDAKNVVDWGCGAGSATWGLYAEFPEAKELHFSGIDQSAAALDEYKNWLDFFELNAKTFHQPLSKFEAVKGDTIIFSYVLNEVRVWPQIPEYVKRIIVIEPSTHQAGRELLWWRDQQIEQGWHAWAPCTHEKPCPLIAHSGKDWCHHRIHWIKPHWFLELEKHLPMKNDTLTLSYLLLAREPAPKNLMGMTRVVGDEQEEKGKTRQLICRGASREFLSWLHRDQISLKLKRGDLLRVGDVEPRGSNELRVIIPEVIEKIKE; translated from the coding sequence GTGTCTCCACTCTTTGAGCTCCCACCAAATTTTGAAACAATTTTAGAAAAAAGACTGCAAGCTCTTAATCATTCACTCTATGATCCTAAAAAATTAGCCGACAGTGTTCGTAAACTTTCAAATCTCTTTATCAAAGGAATAGCCTCTGAAAAGTATTGGGATAACAAAGATTTTCGAGCCGCATACATTGGTTATTTTGCTGTTTTGAATTTTTTAAGAGCACGTTCAGTTTTTCGTGAAGCTCAACACAGGCGTTTTTTAAAAGATGCTAAAAATGTCGTTGATTGGGGATGTGGGGCTGGGTCTGCCACATGGGGGCTCTATGCTGAATTTCCTGAAGCTAAAGAATTACATTTTTCAGGCATTGATCAGTCAGCAGCTGCATTAGATGAATATAAAAATTGGCTAGATTTTTTTGAACTAAATGCCAAGACATTTCATCAACCACTATCAAAATTTGAAGCCGTTAAAGGTGACACCATTATATTTAGTTATGTGCTCAATGAAGTGAGAGTTTGGCCTCAAATTCCTGAGTATGTAAAACGCATAATCGTGATTGAACCCAGTACTCATCAAGCAGGTCGTGAATTGCTTTGGTGGAGAGATCAACAAATTGAACAAGGTTGGCATGCTTGGGCACCCTGTACTCATGAAAAACCTTGTCCTTTGATTGCCCATTCTGGAAAAGATTGGTGCCATCATCGTATTCACTGGATCAAGCCCCATTGGTTTTTGGAGCTTGAGAAACATCTCCCAATGAAAAATGACACATTAACATTAAGTTATTTACTCCTTGCTCGCGAGCCAGCACCAAAAAATTTAATGGGCATGACTCGTGTTGTCGGTGATGAGCAAGAGGAAAAGGGTAAAACTAGGCAGTTGATATGCCGAGGTGCTTCGAGAGAATTTTTAAGTTGGCTTCATCGGGATCAAATTTCTCTTAAACTTAAGCGCGGAGATCTTTTGCGAGTTGGTGATGTTGAGCCTCGAGGGAGTAATGAATTGCGGGTTATTATTCCTGAGGTAATTGAGAAAATTAAAGAATAG